One Deferrivibrio essentukiensis DNA segment encodes these proteins:
- a CDS encoding DUF134 domain-containing protein — protein sequence MSRPPKRRLVKHRPRFFKFGPICNECTEVDTIEMTIDQLEAMRLADLECLSQEDAAESMKVSRQTFGRIIEQARKIVTDALINGKIIKIGCDEYIDFHSRELKCINCGHEWEDNSGFIPDNLYCPACGSKDIIKRKRCGQGCECPLKVQTPFI from the coding sequence ATGTCAAGACCACCTAAAAGAAGACTTGTAAAACATAGACCAAGGTTCTTTAAATTTGGTCCTATTTGCAATGAATGCACTGAAGTAGATACCATAGAAATGACTATAGACCAGCTTGAAGCAATGAGGCTTGCTGACCTTGAATGTCTAAGCCAGGAGGATGCTGCCGAATCTATGAAAGTATCAAGACAGACATTTGGCAGGATAATTGAGCAAGCCAGAAAAATAGTAACAGATGCACTTATAAACGGAAAAATAATTAAAATCGGGTGTGATGAATATATCGACTTCCATAGCAGGGAGTTAAAGTGCATTAACTGCGGTCACGAATGGGAAGACAACTCGGGCTTTATACCGGATAACCTATACTGCCCGGCATGCGGTTCAAAGGATATTATCAAAAGAAAAAGATGCGGACAAGGGTGTGAATGCCCTCTAAAAGTACAAACACCTTTTATTTAA